From the Euphorbia lathyris chromosome 6, ddEupLath1.1, whole genome shotgun sequence genome, one window contains:
- the LOC136232713 gene encoding uncharacterized protein isoform X1, translated as MENEGGRVAFLPRINGNFGYSSNERFELKSFKLCLNWLCADQSNIWKTCLSWFIFSLFTIVCPVVSHFLLLCADCDSDHRRPYDVLVQLSLSVFATISFLTLSYWSRKYGLRKFLFLDKLDDDRERIRQGYQQQLQMSMKLLCIFVLPCFAAESAYRIWWYVTGAAEIPYYKYMYISDTISCILQLCSWVYRISIYIFVCILYRLICFLQILRLEEFGQVFQKESDVTSILKEHLRIRRNLRVISHRFRRFILLSLILVTASQFFFLLMTTRSSADNNIFEAGELVLCSISLVTGLFICLRSATKITHKAQSITSLATKWHICATINSYDDMDGETPRVTATQQACPIDIDMILDDDDDGEEESDNAKMVPIFAHTITFQKRQALVTYLENNRAGMTVYGFMMDRTWLHTIFGVELALLLWMLNKTIVNWT; from the exons ATGGAAAATGAAGGCGGACGCGTTGCTTTCCTGCCGAGGATCAACGGAAATTTCGGCTACTCCAGCAACGAAAGATTTGAATTGAAGAGTTTTAAATTGTGCCTCAACTGGTTATGCGCTGATCAATCTAACATTTGGAAAACTTGTCTCTCCTGGTTCATTTTCTCGCTTTTTACAATTGTTTGCCCTGTTGTTTCTCACTTTCTTCTGTTGTGCGCCGATTGCGATTCGGATCACCGAAGGCCTTATGATGTTCTTGTCCAGCTCTCTCTTTCTGTGTTCGCTACGATTTCTTTTCTCACTCTTTCTTATTGGTCTCGTAAGTATGGTCTCAGGAAATTCCTGTTCCTGGATAAATTGGATGATGATAGAGAGAGGATTCGTCAAGGTTATCAGCAACAGCTCCAG ATGTCCATGAAGCTGCTCTGCATTTTTGTACTGCCCTGCTTTGCTGCTGAGAGTGCTTATCGGATATGGTGGTATGTCACAGGAGCTGCCGAAATTCCCTACTACAAATATATGTACATCAGTGACACCATTTCATGCATATTGCAGTTATGTTCATGGGTGTATAGAATATCAATTTACATCTTCGTCTGCATTCTCTACCGATTGATTTGCTTCCTGCAAATACTTAGACTTGAGGAATTTGGTCAAGTATTTCAAAAGGAAAGTGATGTTACTTCAATCCTAAAAGAACACCTTCGAATCAGAAGAAATCTACGTGTCATAAGCCATCGGTTTCGTAGGTTCATCTTGCTATCTCTGATTTTGGTCACTGCCAGTCAGTTCTTTTTTTTGCTGATGACCACCCGATCAAGTGCTGATAACAACATCTTTGAGGCTGGAGAACTCGTG CTCTGTTCCATTAGTCTGGTTACAGGACTGTTCATATGCTTGAGAAGCGCAACAAAGATCACACATAAAGCACAGTCTATAACAAGCCTTGCTACAAAGTGGCACATTTGTGCCACAATCAATTCTTATGATGATATGGACGGCGAGACGCCAAGAGTTACTGCTACCCAACAAGCATGTCCGATAGATATTGATATGATTTTGGACGATGATGACGATGGAGAAGAGGAATCGGATAATgcaaaaatggtaccaatttttGCACATACAATTACATTCCAAAAGCGGCAGGCGTTGG TGACATATCTCGAAAACAATAGAGCAGGAATGACAGTTTACGGTTTCATGATGGACAGAACATGGCTACATACCATTTTCGGTGTTGAGCTAGCCTTACTGCTCTGGATGCTCAACAAGACAATAG TGAATTGGACATGA
- the LOC136232713 gene encoding uncharacterized protein isoform X2: MVLCSWVYRISIYIFVCILYRLICFLQILRLEEFGQVFQKESDVTSILKEHLRIRRNLRVISHRFRRFILLSLILVTASQFFFLLMTTRSSADNNIFEAGELVLCSISLVTGLFICLRSATKITHKAQSITSLATKWHICATINSYDDMDGETPRVTATQQACPIDIDMILDDDDDGEEESDNAKMVPIFAHTITFQKRQALVTYLENNRAGMTVYGFMMDRTWLHTIFGVELALLLWMLNKTIVNWT; the protein is encoded by the exons ATGGTG TTATGTTCATGGGTGTATAGAATATCAATTTACATCTTCGTCTGCATTCTCTACCGATTGATTTGCTTCCTGCAAATACTTAGACTTGAGGAATTTGGTCAAGTATTTCAAAAGGAAAGTGATGTTACTTCAATCCTAAAAGAACACCTTCGAATCAGAAGAAATCTACGTGTCATAAGCCATCGGTTTCGTAGGTTCATCTTGCTATCTCTGATTTTGGTCACTGCCAGTCAGTTCTTTTTTTTGCTGATGACCACCCGATCAAGTGCTGATAACAACATCTTTGAGGCTGGAGAACTCGTG CTCTGTTCCATTAGTCTGGTTACAGGACTGTTCATATGCTTGAGAAGCGCAACAAAGATCACACATAAAGCACAGTCTATAACAAGCCTTGCTACAAAGTGGCACATTTGTGCCACAATCAATTCTTATGATGATATGGACGGCGAGACGCCAAGAGTTACTGCTACCCAACAAGCATGTCCGATAGATATTGATATGATTTTGGACGATGATGACGATGGAGAAGAGGAATCGGATAATgcaaaaatggtaccaatttttGCACATACAATTACATTCCAAAAGCGGCAGGCGTTGG TGACATATCTCGAAAACAATAGAGCAGGAATGACAGTTTACGGTTTCATGATGGACAGAACATGGCTACATACCATTTTCGGTGTTGAGCTAGCCTTACTGCTCTGGATGCTCAACAAGACAATAG TGAATTGGACATGA